A genome region from Gemmatimonadaceae bacterium includes the following:
- a CDS encoding polysaccharide deacetylase family protein, with amino-acid sequence MKAVLTYHSIDDSGSAISVDPVSFRMHLKWLSGRGIPVVPLRSILASAKGTAVALTFDDGFRNFDDVALPVLREYGFPASLFVVPGNVGKTNAWSGSERSPGIPTLPLLDWAGIARAAGHGIEIGAHSRSHPFLSRITPSRLHDEIVGAGDDIDAELGIRPQSFCYPYGDFNAAVVQAAAAAYNIAVTTELREIDDGPVDSHLVPRIDMYYFRNQAQLESFGTPAFSRYLRLRRVGRTVRGLVSGALGW; translated from the coding sequence TTGAAGGCGGTCCTCACCTATCATTCCATCGACGATTCGGGATCTGCAATATCCGTCGATCCGGTGAGCTTCCGGATGCATTTGAAATGGCTGAGCGGACGGGGAATACCGGTCGTGCCGCTTCGGTCCATACTCGCTTCAGCAAAGGGCACCGCGGTTGCCCTGACCTTCGACGATGGGTTTCGGAATTTCGACGACGTCGCGCTGCCGGTGCTGCGTGAGTACGGATTTCCGGCGTCACTTTTCGTCGTTCCGGGAAACGTGGGCAAGACCAACGCCTGGTCAGGTTCGGAGCGCTCACCCGGCATTCCAACGCTTCCGCTGCTCGACTGGGCGGGAATTGCTCGCGCCGCGGGGCACGGTATCGAGATCGGGGCACACAGCCGGTCTCATCCGTTCCTCAGCCGTATCACCCCGTCGCGGCTCCACGACGAGATCGTGGGTGCCGGAGACGACATCGACGCCGAGCTCGGCATCAGGCCGCAATCGTTCTGCTACCCTTATGGAGACTTTAACGCCGCGGTGGTTCAAGCTGCCGCGGCTGCGTACAACATCGCGGTGACGACTGAGCTTCGCGAGATCGATGACGGACCGGTTGATTCACATCTGGTCCCGAGGATCGACATGTACTACTTCCGCAATCAGGCGCAGCTGGAAAGTTTCGGAACGCCCGCCTTCTCCCGTTACCTCAGACTTCGTCGAGTCGGGCGCACTGTTCGGGGCCTGGTCTCGGGCGCGCTCGGATGGTAG